The genomic segment GTGGGGGCTATAAAGGTGAGTCCTGAGGGTGCAGTGGTTATAGAGGCGAGCGAATGTATAGGATGCGGATACTGTGCAGATGCATGTCCATATGATGTTCCAAAGAGGGGATCTGATGGGAAGTACTATAAATGCACATTCTGCGTTGACAGAATACAGAATGGGAAGGCACCGGCATGTGTCGAGGTATGCCCGGCCAATGTATTTACATTCACATCCATGGAGAACGCTGTGAAGTTGGCCCGCGAGATGGAGGCATCTGGGAAGAAGGTCTATGGCCTTGATGTCGATAGCTATGTTGGTGGGAGGGTTAGATGGATATTCGCCCTCTCAAGCGATAAGGCCTCCAAGGTATTCCCCAAGCAGTTCCCGGAGAAGGCTGTTGTTCAGACGGAATCCCTTAGAGAGGCTCTGAAATCGATAAGCATACCTGGTCTCGGCATTATATCAGCAGCTGTCTTCGCCCTAGGCGTTGTTGCCTGGCGCATGGATAGGATCAGAAGGATCAGAGGCTCTAAGAAGGCTGAAAAAGGTAATGGAAAGAACGGGGGAGAGAGGAAATAGATAGAGTGTTATAAGAGCTAGTGGGTGGCTGGTTTGGGGGAGGAGAGGGAGATAGAGATCCTCGGTATGGGGACTAGGATAGCCCATACCCTGCAGCTCATATTCTTCACACTACTGGTTTTGACAGGGCTGGTGCTCCTATCGATAGAGTTGTTCGCATGGATAGTCTATCCAATAGGTGTCCCCCTAGCACCTATAGTAGGACTTAGCCAGGAGACAGGGGCTGTGACTGTTGGTGTTGAGGTTGCAAGGGCTATCCACAGGTTTACAGGCCCTCTATGGGGAGCGCTATTAATAGTATATGGTATATACCTAGTTATAACCAGGAAGATCCTTGTCTTCGAACCCCTTAAAAAGCCTTTGAGGCAGCAGATAAGAGAGGCCATAGCTCTTCTAAACCACTATGCCCTGGGCAAGCCACTGCCAAGGGATGTTGAGGAGAATCTAGATAGGCATAATGTTCTCGTCTCATATTTAACCGTGGTTCTGATAATAGCCTTTATACTAGTGGGGGGCAGCGGAGCTGCTATGATCTATCTAAATCTAACACCAGATCAGCATAGGATTATGCTCTTACTACATGACATAGGGTTCTATCTAAGCATACTATTCACGCTAGCCCATATCTTCGCAGTTACACATCCAAATAACATACCGATTCTAAAGGCAATGTTTACAAACGGCAGGGTAGCTCTGAGATGGGCTGAGCAGCATATGCCCAGATATATAAGATCTAGACTCACACATGGGGGAATAGAGGCCCAAGGCGATTAGCCTATCTATAGTTAGCAGAGGGTTAATGGTTTTTCATTCCACGTGGAAGAGCGGTGGAGCCGGTGATCCCATGGCCAAGGGTATGGATGGGATCAGCTATTACGAGATAGAGCCTAGCATAGATAGCTATATGGATATCCCCATAGCTATTGATGAGAGATTCGAGGTATATGTTAACGATAAGCACTACACAACCCTATTCACAATGCCCTCGGGTGTTGAATATGCTGTGATAGGTAGTCTTGTGAGGGATGGCATTATATCTTCGATCGAGGATATAGATGGGATAGAGGTTAATCCAAGGGGTAGGAGGATAGATGTGAGGCTGAAGAGGGATACAGAAATCCGTAGGATCTATATTGAGGACTGCTCTATACTAGCTGAAAAAGGGGTATATGTCTCCTCAAAGTATAGGGTGCAGTGGAAGACCCTTCTGGATATATTTTCTGACTTCAATCTAAAGACATCATCTGTGTCGATGGGGATAGCCTCTCACACGAGCGGGTTATATAACATAGAGGAGGGTAGGGCGATAATAGCCCATGATAGTAGTAGGCACTCATCGATTTTAAAGATAATAGGTGCTGGAGTTGTGAAGGGCTTTAGATTCGATAGATCTGTGGTTATAACTACTGGGAGGGCATCATCAGATATGATCATTGCCATAGCAAGGGCAGGGATACCTATAGCGATCTCTATGAGAGGACCTCTATATAGCGGTGTAACAGCAGCCATAACCCTGGGTGTAACCCTTGTGGTTAACTTTAGAAGGGGTGAGAAGGTGCGTGGGTTAACACCTCTTACACATATAAAGAGGATAGAGGGTTATAGAGGCATACATAATAGCCCTGGCAGCGATATCTAGCTAAGGAAGCCAATGGAGGCTAGGGGTTTTAAAGAGCTTATAAATATAGATGACGCGGTTAGAGGGGCTATCAAGAGGATCACCCATAAACCTAGAGTGGTTATCTCAAATATATCCGAGGCTCTGGGGAGATATCTTGCAGAGGATATAGTATCCCCTGTCGATGTCCCCCCATTCGATAGAGCTGTTGTAGATGGATATGCTGTTAGGAGTAGAGATACATTTGGAGCCTCCCCTAATAGCCCTGTGATCCTGAGGGTTAAGGGGGTGATAAAGGTTGGTTCGAAAGCAGATCAAGATCTAGGTGAGGGTGAGGCATATGAGATACAGACAGGTGCACCACTACCAAGGG from the Sulfolobales archaeon genome contains:
- a CDS encoding 4Fe-4S dicluster domain-containing protein — translated: MVKMEFPSKDSGIAVLVNIDNCIGCRACQVACQTWNGRTPPQTSFSPTFTNPQSLMANAWKVVMFHEITREKVISFEGATVRITDAVEIVPIPYNCLHCAAAPCARACPVGAIKVSPEGAVVIEASECIGCGYCADACPYDVPKRGSDGKYYKCTFCVDRIQNGKAPACVEVCPANVFTFTSMENAVKLAREMEASGKKVYGLDVDSYVGGRVRWIFALSSDKASKVFPKQFPEKAVVQTESLREALKSISIPGLGIISAAVFALGVVAWRMDRIRRIRGSKKAEKGNGKNGGERK
- a CDS encoding cytochrome b/b6 domain-containing protein, which produces MGEEREIEILGMGTRIAHTLQLIFFTLLVLTGLVLLSIELFAWIVYPIGVPLAPIVGLSQETGAVTVGVEVARAIHRFTGPLWGALLIVYGIYLVITRKILVFEPLKKPLRQQIREAIALLNHYALGKPLPRDVEENLDRHNVLVSYLTVVLIIAFILVGGSGAAMIYLNLTPDQHRIMLLLHDIGFYLSILFTLAHIFAVTHPNNIPILKAMFTNGRVALRWAEQHMPRYIRSRLTHGGIEAQGD
- a CDS encoding formate dehydrogenase accessory sulfurtransferase FdhD, encoding MVFHSTWKSGGAGDPMAKGMDGISYYEIEPSIDSYMDIPIAIDERFEVYVNDKHYTTLFTMPSGVEYAVIGSLVRDGIISSIEDIDGIEVNPRGRRIDVRLKRDTEIRRIYIEDCSILAEKGVYVSSKYRVQWKTLLDIFSDFNLKTSSVSMGIASHTSGLYNIEEGRAIIAHDSSRHSSILKIIGAGVVKGFRFDRSVVITTGRASSDMIIAIARAGIPIAISMRGPLYSGVTAAITLGVTLVVNFRRGEKVRGLTPLTHIKRIEGYRGIHNSPGSDI